A DNA window from Pseudomonas tohonis contains the following coding sequences:
- a CDS encoding EAL domain-containing protein — MRLSNSFQARIACVLILLLLVVIGALYFAVKVATGAAVQAQAREELDIGGRVFGRLLESRSRQLHDAVQVLAADFGFKEAVSSGDEETIRSALGNSGARINAGAVMLLGMDGKLQVSTAARVGSDSSARLAELMQEHQRNGGQGLLQPIDDDIYLLVEANVTAPIPIARVVMGFRLDADFASEMRELTHLDMSLVATQAGKPDIWLSTLPGDLEEALRSEIKTRDGDILRIGEQRYMGRRLVLSSGADYQVLLLLHKSLEQAQEAFAPLDRDILLIALCALLGSLAGALLLARSVSQPVRQLALATRRIGEGDYQSTVELHRSDELGQLAGAIDRMREDIAERERQLAHNALHDSLTGLPNRALALDRLGSAITAARPTALLHLGIGNFRAVNEACGPGGGDLALQQICRRLQATLRPGDSLARLVADEFLLLLEGADRDSAVAAADKLQQLLLRPLRIGSLDVAIDSRIGIACYPTDGGTPDELLRRASIAMQDAAQSPGHLQLYQQGRDDALQRQVVLIRDLRHAAGRGELVLHYQPKLDIAEGRVLQAEALLRWQHRHLGMVSPGEFIPLAERTGSIQSLTAWVIEEVLRQLQEWAGRGLDLQVSLNISADDLMSRDLVERVSALLRNYRVHPGQVVFEITESAVMGDLVQALRVLDGLRELGISLSVDDFGTGYSSLAQLKSMPVQELKIDQSFIRELDETSEDAVIVRSTIEMSHSLGLKVVAEGVEHAHSLRLLERWRCDTAQGYLISRPLSAAAFEAWIAQPLRSPLAAVH; from the coding sequence GCGCTGTACTTCGCCGTCAAGGTCGCCACCGGCGCCGCCGTGCAGGCCCAGGCGCGCGAGGAGCTGGATATCGGTGGGCGCGTCTTCGGGCGCCTGCTGGAGTCGCGCAGCCGCCAGTTGCACGACGCCGTGCAGGTGCTGGCGGCCGACTTCGGCTTCAAGGAGGCCGTTTCCAGCGGCGACGAGGAAACCATCCGCTCCGCCCTCGGCAACTCCGGTGCACGCATCAACGCCGGTGCGGTGATGCTCCTGGGCATGGACGGCAAGCTGCAGGTCTCCACCGCCGCGCGGGTCGGCAGCGACTCCTCGGCGCGCCTCGCCGAACTGATGCAGGAGCACCAGCGCAATGGCGGGCAGGGCCTGCTGCAACCCATCGACGACGACATCTACCTGCTGGTCGAGGCCAATGTCACCGCGCCCATCCCCATCGCGCGCGTGGTGATGGGCTTTCGCCTGGACGCCGACTTCGCCAGCGAGATGCGCGAGCTCACCCACCTCGACATGAGCCTGGTGGCGACCCAGGCGGGCAAGCCGGACATCTGGCTCAGCACGTTGCCGGGTGATCTGGAGGAGGCGCTCAGGAGCGAGATCAAGACCCGCGATGGCGACATCCTGCGCATCGGCGAGCAGCGCTACATGGGGCGCCGCCTGGTGCTGTCCAGCGGGGCGGACTACCAGGTCCTGCTGCTCCTGCACAAATCCCTGGAGCAGGCCCAGGAGGCCTTCGCGCCGCTGGACCGGGACATCCTGCTGATCGCCCTCTGCGCGCTGCTCGGCTCCCTCGCCGGCGCGTTGCTGCTGGCCCGCAGCGTTTCGCAGCCGGTGCGGCAACTGGCCCTCGCGACCCGGCGCATCGGTGAAGGCGACTACCAGAGCACCGTCGAACTGCATCGATCCGACGAGCTCGGGCAATTGGCCGGCGCGATCGACCGCATGCGCGAGGACATCGCCGAGCGCGAGCGCCAGCTCGCCCACAACGCCCTGCACGATTCGCTCACCGGCCTGCCCAATCGCGCCCTGGCGCTCGACCGGCTGGGCAGCGCCATCACCGCCGCACGTCCCACCGCGCTGCTGCACCTGGGCATCGGTAACTTCCGCGCGGTCAACGAAGCCTGCGGGCCAGGCGGCGGCGACCTGGCCCTGCAGCAGATCTGCCGGCGCCTGCAGGCCACCCTGCGGCCCGGCGACAGCCTGGCGCGCCTGGTGGCCGACGAATTCCTCCTGCTGCTCGAGGGCGCCGACCGCGACAGCGCGGTGGCCGCGGCGGACAAGCTCCAGCAACTGCTGCTCCGGCCCCTGCGCATCGGCAGCCTCGACGTCGCCATCGACTCGCGCATCGGCATCGCCTGCTACCCCACCGACGGTGGCACGCCGGACGAACTGCTGCGTCGCGCCAGCATCGCCATGCAGGACGCCGCCCAGTCGCCCGGCCACCTGCAGCTCTACCAGCAGGGCCGCGACGACGCCCTGCAACGCCAGGTGGTGCTGATCCGCGACCTGCGCCACGCCGCCGGGCGTGGCGAGCTGGTGTTGCACTACCAGCCCAAGCTCGACATCGCCGAAGGCCGGGTGCTCCAGGCCGAGGCGCTGCTGCGCTGGCAGCACCGGCACCTGGGCATGGTCTCGCCCGGCGAGTTCATCCCGCTGGCCGAGCGCACCGGCAGCATCCAGTCGCTCACCGCCTGGGTCATCGAAGAGGTGCTGCGCCAGCTCCAGGAATGGGCGGGGCGGGGGCTCGATCTGCAGGTCTCGCTGAACATCTCCGCCGACGACCTGATGAGCCGCGACCTGGTCGAGCGGGTGTCGGCGCTGCTGCGCAACTACCGCGTGCACCCCGGGCAGGTGGTCTTCGAGATCACCGAAAGCGCGGTCATGGGCGACCTCGTGCAGGCGCTCCGCGTACTCGATGGCCTGCGCGAGCTGGGCATCAGCCTGTCGGTGGACGATTTCGGCACCGGCTACTCCTCCCTCGCGCAGCTCAAGAGCATGCCGGTGCAGGAGTTGAAGATCGACCAGTCCTTCATCCGCGAGCTGGACGAGACCAGCGAAGACGCGGTGATCGTCCGCTCCACCATCGAGATGAGCCACAGCCTCGGCCTCAAGGTGGTCGCCGAGGGCGTCGAGCACGCCCACAGCCTGCGCCTGCTCGAACGCTGGCGCTGCGACACCGCCCAGGGCTACCTGATCAGCCGGCCGCTGTCGGCCGCCGCCTTCGAGGCCTGGATCGCCCAGCCACTCCGCTCACCCCTCGCCGCGGTGCACTGA
- a CDS encoding DUF3034 family protein has protein sequence MNRCLALLLALSLPAAAIADQGRLLATGGATSVEGAAGGGITPWAVLAGYGEKGEWGATAFATRVETGDYRLDAAGVAASWDNRVELSYARQRFDLGTLARDLSLPENTLSQDVVGLKVRLFGDLIYDPLPQVSLGLQYKRQKDFLIPSLVGARRDEDTEGYLAVSRLILGGAFGYNLLLNGGLRYSRANELGLLGFGGDRRDERSLLKEGAIAVLPDRHWAVGIEYREKPDNLSFAGESDWADLFIGYFPNKNLAVVLAYARLGEIATLDHQDGVYLSVQGSF, from the coding sequence ATGAACCGATGCCTTGCCCTGCTCCTCGCCCTGTCCCTGCCCGCTGCGGCGATCGCCGACCAAGGACGCCTGCTCGCCACCGGCGGCGCGACCAGCGTCGAAGGCGCCGCCGGCGGCGGCATCACGCCCTGGGCGGTGCTGGCCGGCTACGGCGAGAAGGGCGAGTGGGGGGCCACCGCCTTCGCCACCCGGGTCGAGACCGGCGACTACCGCCTCGACGCCGCCGGGGTGGCCGCCTCCTGGGACAACCGCGTGGAGCTGTCCTATGCCCGCCAGCGCTTCGACCTCGGCACCCTGGCCCGCGACCTGTCGTTGCCGGAGAACACCCTCAGCCAGGATGTGGTGGGGCTCAAGGTGCGGCTGTTCGGCGACCTGATCTACGACCCGTTGCCGCAGGTGTCCCTGGGCCTGCAATACAAGCGGCAGAAGGACTTCCTCATCCCCTCCCTGGTGGGCGCCCGGCGCGACGAAGACACCGAGGGCTACCTCGCCGTGAGCCGCCTCATCCTCGGCGGCGCCTTCGGCTACAACCTGCTGCTCAATGGCGGGCTGCGCTACAGCCGGGCCAACGAACTGGGCCTGCTGGGCTTCGGCGGTGACCGGCGCGACGAGCGCTCGCTGCTCAAGGAAGGCGCCATCGCCGTGCTGCCCGACCGCCACTGGGCCGTTGGCATCGAATACCGTGAAAAGCCCGACAACCTGAGCTTCGCGGGGGAAAGCGACTGGGCGGACCTGTTCATCGGCTACTTCCCCAACAAGAACCTGGCGGTGGTGCTGGCCTATGCGCGCCTCGGCGAGATCGCCACCCTCGACCACCAGGACGGCGTCTACCTGTCCGTGCAGGGGAGCTTCTGA